Proteins encoded by one window of Cyclobacteriaceae bacterium:
- a CDS encoding TolC family protein, whose translation MLVNIHFFKQTTFSLFLLVGILVSQPLKAQVWTLKQCLDTAQQYNKNLLVSRNNVLIGQEKEQESRANLIPKVSINADYKYYADLPYQFMPQVAFGGPEGVFKEIQFGVPHNIAANLQLAIPLYNPQVYGSIQSSKIGSELIALQNQKNEEQLTYEITNLYYNAQILRYQVAFLEDNLTNAKKLLQNTQALKDQLLAKGTDVSKVQLQVEQLTNQREQILSKYGQVLNALKILVGIPLSQNLEVEKSIINTTAPVYEQAATLDMRIIEKQNALLQSELSTFKNSRLPSISLYGSYGVTGFGYDKAPNEFLKFYPVSFAGLQLSYPLFNGTVTRQKISQKKLEIKNKELQADLTSDQTALYIETAHQQKSIAQRSVETTLAQVQLAQSIYDQTILQQKQGVASLTEVLLADNALRETQQGHVSALIDYLKADLDHKKATGNLFIK comes from the coding sequence ATGTTAGTGAATATTCACTTTTTTAAACAAACAACTTTCAGTCTATTCCTTCTTGTGGGCATTCTGGTTAGTCAGCCTCTCAAGGCACAAGTGTGGACGCTCAAACAATGTCTCGACACGGCACAACAATACAATAAGAACTTGCTGGTTTCTCGAAACAATGTATTGATCGGTCAAGAAAAAGAGCAGGAATCCAGGGCTAATCTAATACCCAAAGTTTCAATTAATGCCGACTACAAGTATTACGCAGACTTACCCTATCAATTCATGCCACAGGTGGCTTTTGGTGGACCTGAAGGAGTATTCAAGGAAATTCAGTTTGGTGTTCCTCATAACATAGCGGCTAACCTACAACTAGCTATTCCCTTGTATAATCCACAAGTGTACGGTTCAATTCAGTCATCAAAAATTGGCTCCGAACTTATTGCTTTGCAAAACCAGAAAAACGAAGAACAACTTACCTATGAAATAACAAACCTTTATTACAACGCTCAAATTCTGCGCTACCAAGTGGCATTCTTAGAGGACAATTTAACGAATGCCAAAAAGCTCTTGCAGAATACCCAAGCCCTGAAAGATCAACTACTTGCTAAGGGCACAGATGTATCCAAAGTACAATTACAGGTGGAGCAACTGACTAACCAGCGGGAGCAGATTTTAAGCAAGTATGGTCAGGTTCTAAATGCCCTGAAGATTTTGGTGGGCATTCCTTTGTCTCAAAACCTTGAGGTGGAAAAGTCAATTATCAATACAACTGCGCCAGTTTATGAGCAAGCGGCTACTTTGGATATGCGTATCATTGAAAAGCAGAATGCTCTTTTACAGAGTGAACTGAGCACATTCAAAAACTCACGACTTCCATCAATTTCCTTATATGGTAGTTATGGTGTTACGGGATTTGGATACGATAAGGCGCCTAACGAATTTCTAAAGTTTTATCCTGTAAGTTTCGCAGGGCTTCAATTGTCCTATCCTCTATTCAATGGAACCGTTACCAGACAAAAAATCTCTCAGAAGAAACTGGAGATTAAGAATAAAGAACTTCAGGCAGACTTGACATCAGATCAAACCGCCCTGTACATTGAAACGGCTCACCAGCAAAAATCAATTGCGCAGCGATCTGTTGAAACAACCCTTGCACAAGTGCAGCTTGCTCAATCCATTTACGATCAAACGATTCTTCAGCAAAAGCAGGGAGTAGCATCCTTGACCGAAGTTCTACTAGCTGATAACGCATTACGAGAAACTCAACAAGGTCACGTGTCAGCTTTGATCGATTATCTGAAAGCGGATTTAGACCATAAAAAAGCAACTGGCAACCTGTTTATTAAATAA
- a CDS encoding TetR/AcrR family transcriptional regulator has translation MEIKERQLEIIEAAGEILTESGIVGLTTKNLAAKMGFAESALYRHFKGKEEIILTMLRYLSTDMDSRLINSTKDIESPEEKLKAAFNNQFEFFKKNPHFLVAIFSDGMLEESKAINEAILQIMGTKRKHLLQIIQQGQKQKQFTDALSADELVHIIMGSFRLHMLQWRLSGFTFDLKLKGNKLMANLLKLIQPHKSIL, from the coding sequence ATGGAAATCAAAGAAAGACAACTGGAAATTATTGAGGCAGCAGGTGAGATTTTGACCGAGTCAGGTATTGTAGGATTAACTACAAAGAATCTCGCAGCTAAAATGGGGTTTGCGGAATCGGCACTATACAGGCACTTCAAAGGCAAAGAAGAAATAATTCTGACGATGCTGCGATACTTGTCTACGGATATGGATAGCCGACTTATAAATTCTACAAAAGACATTGAAAGTCCGGAAGAAAAGTTGAAAGCAGCATTCAACAATCAATTCGAATTCTTTAAAAAGAATCCACACTTTCTGGTGGCGATATTTTCGGATGGCATGCTGGAAGAGAGTAAGGCTATCAATGAAGCCATCTTGCAGATTATGGGTACCAAAAGGAAGCACTTACTTCAGATCATCCAGCAGGGTCAGAAACAAAAGCAATTCACGGATGCTCTATCAGCCGATGAATTGGTACATATTATTATGGGCAGTTTCAGATTGCACATGTTACAGTGGCGTTTATCAGGTTTTACTTTTGATCTGAAGCTGAAGGGAAATAAGTTAATGGCAAACCTACTCAAGCTGATTCAACCTCATAAATCTATTTTATGA
- a CDS encoding Dps family protein, producing the protein MKTTNAIGLENNNAKQLAEKLNELLANYSVFYQNTRGSHWNIKGEKFFELHLKFEELYNDLLLKIDEVAERILTLGHSPSHNYSDYTRVSKIAESKEVSDGIKSVTNILESFKIIITLQRELLILSEEADDEGTNAQMSDYIRVQEKLVWMYSAFLNKN; encoded by the coding sequence ATGAAAACGACAAATGCAATCGGTCTTGAAAATAACAATGCCAAACAATTGGCTGAAAAATTGAATGAGCTATTAGCAAACTATTCCGTTTTCTATCAGAATACACGCGGTTCACACTGGAATATTAAAGGTGAAAAGTTTTTTGAGCTTCATCTTAAGTTCGAGGAATTATACAACGATTTACTGCTGAAGATAGATGAAGTGGCTGAACGGATATTGACTTTGGGCCATTCGCCAAGTCACAACTACTCTGATTATACCCGTGTTTCAAAAATTGCTGAGAGTAAAGAAGTAAGTGATGGCATTAAGTCTGTGACCAATATTCTTGAGTCATTCAAAATAATAATTACACTTCAGCGTGAGCTTCTCATACTTTCAGAAGAAGCTGATGATGAGGGGACCAATGCACAGATGAGCGATTATATCCGTGTCCAGGAAAAATTGGTATGGATGTATTCTGCTTTCTTAAATAAAAACTAA